A region of Photobacterium sanguinicancri DNA encodes the following proteins:
- a CDS encoding adenylosuccinate synthase yields the protein MSSIVVVGANWGDEGKGRIVDFLAEKASASIRFQGGNNAGHTVVNDLGTFKLHQLPSGVFNPDCLAVLGPGMVISPEHLTKEIEEVAAAGVKVNLCISDRATLCLPLHALEDTLEEERLGDGAYGSTRQGIAPAYGDRVMKKGILVGWLQQPEVLLERIQFMMDWKLPQLRALYPSFKFEQTAEEMTQWLLDVSAPWRDAICNVTQPLKALQAKGENLLFEAQLGAGRDLVYGEYPWTTSSNVISTYAGIGSGLPALRPECVIAVAKAFSSSVGTGTLVTAMEEQDAFREAANEFGATTGRPRDMGYFDAVATRNGVEIQAATEIALTKVDCLSGLTDLKICVGYDGDHSENPIWPQTASLAPVYEQMEGWNEDITSCRKFEELPKAAQAYVLRIEELMGVPVKMVSVGPGREQMIMR from the coding sequence ATGTCGTCTATCGTTGTTGTTGGTGCTAACTGGGGTGATGAAGGCAAAGGCCGTATCGTTGATTTCTTGGCAGAGAAAGCTTCGGCAAGCATCCGTTTCCAAGGTGGTAATAACGCAGGTCACACTGTAGTGAATGACTTAGGTACATTCAAATTACACCAACTACCAAGCGGCGTATTTAACCCTGATTGTTTAGCGGTTTTGGGCCCAGGCATGGTAATTAGCCCAGAGCATCTAACCAAAGAAATCGAAGAAGTGGCAGCTGCTGGCGTAAAAGTGAATCTGTGTATTTCAGATCGTGCAACACTGTGTTTACCGCTTCATGCTCTTGAAGATACATTAGAAGAAGAACGTTTAGGCGATGGTGCTTATGGTTCAACGCGTCAAGGTATTGCACCTGCATACGGCGACCGCGTTATGAAAAAAGGCATCTTAGTGGGTTGGTTACAACAGCCTGAAGTATTGCTTGAACGTATTCAATTCATGATGGATTGGAAACTTCCACAGCTTAGAGCTTTGTACCCATCGTTTAAGTTTGAGCAAACAGCAGAAGAAATGACCCAGTGGTTACTTGACGTGTCTGCACCTTGGCGCGATGCGATTTGTAACGTAACGCAACCGCTTAAAGCACTACAAGCTAAAGGTGAAAACCTATTGTTTGAAGCGCAGCTAGGTGCGGGCCGTGATTTGGTTTACGGAGAATACCCGTGGACAACATCATCAAATGTTATCTCAACATATGCAGGTATTGGCAGTGGTTTACCTGCACTTCGCCCTGAATGTGTTATCGCAGTAGCTAAAGCATTTAGTTCATCTGTAGGCACAGGTACTTTGGTTACAGCAATGGAAGAGCAAGATGCTTTCCGTGAAGCTGCTAACGAGTTTGGTGCAACCACGGGTCGCCCACGTGATATGGGTTACTTTGATGCAGTTGCAACCCGTAATGGTGTTGAGATCCAAGCAGCTACAGAGATCGCTCTAACAAAAGTGGACTGCTTAAGTGGTCTGACAGATCTGAAAATCTGTGTGGGTTACGACGGTGATCACAGTGAAAACCCAATTTGGCCACAAACTGCCTCTTTGGCGCCTGTTTATGAGCAAATGGAAGGTTGGAATGAAGACATCACGTCGTGCCGCAAATTCGAAGAGTTACCGAAAGCAGCGCAAGCTTACGTATTACGCATTGAAGAACTGATGGGCGTACCTGTAAAAATGGTATCGGTTGGCCCTGGTCGTGAACAAATGATCATGCGTTAA